One Carassius auratus strain Wakin unplaced genomic scaffold, ASM336829v1 scaf_tig00005214, whole genome shotgun sequence genomic window carries:
- the LOC113070705 gene encoding PRA1 family protein 2-like, with protein MVDVQPPPLRTLDDFVLGSARFSVPDVRNLDRWNNRIINNLLYYQSNYFVSAVAFLLVVGYFQPLQLILGATVVILLFLGFVWAAENKAVIRRFRRNHPSLVLAAILGSSYLLLSVLGGVAVFLFGIAFPILMILIHASVRLRNLKNKLENKLESIGLKRTPMGLLLEALGQEQEAGS; from the exons ATGGTGGATGTTCAGCCTCCGCCTTTGCGAACCCTGGACGATTTTGTGCTGGGTTCGGCCCGGTTCTCAGTGCCTGATGTCCGGAACTTAGATCGGTGGAACAACCGCATCATTAACAACCTGCTGTACTACCAGTCCAACTATTTTGTCTCCGCCGTGGCATTTCTGCTCGTTGTCGG GTATTTCCAACCACTCCAGCTGATTCTCGGGGCAACAGTTGTGATCCTTCTGTTCTTGGGGTTTGTCTGGGCGGCTGAAAACAAGGCCGTAATCCGGCGATTCCGGAGAAATCATCCATCGCTCGTCCTGGCTGCAATTTTGGGCTCCAGCTACCTTCTTCTGTCTGTTTTAGGAGGGGTAGCTGTTTTCCTCTTTGGCATTGCCTTCCCCATTTTAA TGATCCTGATCCATGCTTCAGTGAGACTCCGGAACCTTAAGAATAAACTGGAGAATAAGCTGGAGAGTATAGGATTGAAGAGGACTCCTATGGGTCTGCTGCTGGAGGCACTGGGACAGGAACAAGAGGCTGGATCATAG